The Miscanthus floridulus cultivar M001 chromosome 17, ASM1932011v1, whole genome shotgun sequence genome has a window encoding:
- the LOC136517196 gene encoding GDSL esterase/lipase At5g45910-like, with amino-acid sequence MATGGKAAARMLGLLLLLCALRQGAAQRYNAIWSFGDSISDTGNLCVGGCPSSLTTGQSPYGETFFGRPTGRCSDGRVIIDFLAEHFGLPLLPASKAGGDFKKGANMAIIGATTMNFDFFNSIGLSDKIWNNGPLDTQIQWFRQLLPSVCGNDCKSYLSKSLFVVGEFGGNDYNAALFSGRSMAEVRGYVPRVVSKLIRGLETIVRSGAVDVVVPGVLPIGCFPIYLTLYGTSNAADYDRDGCLRSYNGLSYYHNALLKRSLASLQRTYPHARIMYADFYTQVTHMIRAPHNFGLKYGLKVCCGAGGQGKYNYNNKARCGMSGASACADPGNYLIWDGIHLTEAAYRSIADGWLKGPYCNPPIQH; translated from the exons ATGGCGACGGGCGGCAAGGCGGCGGCGCGGATGCTCGGgcttctgctgctgctgtgcGCGCTCCGCCAGGGAGCGGCGCAGCGGTACAACGCCATCTGGAGCTTCGGCGACTCCATCTCAGACACCGGCAACCTCTGCGTGGGCGGGTGCCCGTCCTCGCTCACCACGGGGCAGTCGCCCTACGGGGAGACCTTCTTCGGCCGCCCCACCGGGCGGTGCTCCGACGGCCGCGTCATCATCGACTTCCTGG CCGAGCACTTTGGGCTGCCGCTGCTGCCAGCGTCCAAGGCCGGCGGCGACTTCAAGAAGGGCGCCAACATGGCCATCATCGGCGCCACCACCATGAACTTCGACTTCTTCAACTCCATCGGCCTCAGCGACAAGATCTGGAACAACGGCCCCCTCGACACCCAAATCCAGTGGTTCCGCCAGCTGCTGCCCTCCGTCTGCGGGAACGACTGCAAGAGCTACCTGTCCAAGTCGCTGTTCGTGGTGGGCGAGTTCGGGGGCAACGACTACAACGCGGCGCTCTTCTCGGGGCGGTCCATGGCCGAGGTGCGGGGGTACGTGCCCCGGGTCGTCAGCAAGCTCATCCGCGGCCTGGAGACGATCGTCAGGAGTGGCGCCGTGGACGTGGTGGTGCCCGGGGTGCTGCCCATCGGCTGCTTCCCCATCTACCTCACCCTCTACGGCACCTCCAACGCCGCCGACTACGACCGCGACGGCTGCCTCCGGAGCTACAACGGCCTCTCCTACTACCACAACGCGCTGCTCAAGcgcagcctcgccagcctgcaGCGGACGTACCCGCACGCCCGGATCATGTACGCCGACTTCTACACCCAGGTCACCCACATGATCCGGGCGCCTCACAACTTCG GGCTGAAGTACGGGCTGAAGGTCTGCTGCGGCGCCGGCGGGCAGGGCAAGTACAACTACAACAACAAGGCGCGGTGCGGCATGTCCGGGGCCAGCGCCTGCGCCGACCCGGGCAACTACCTCATCTGGGACGGCATCCACCTCACGGAGGCGGCCTACCGCTCCATCGCCGACGGCTGGCTCAAGGGCCCCTATTGCAACCCTCCCATTCAGCACTGA
- the LOC136518721 gene encoding signaling peptide TAXIMIN 1-like, with protein sequence MCCCGGDGGECRPLGWLLGLPFALLAVLVSIVGAIIWIIGLPISCICPCCLCVTVVLEAAVELIKAPLHVMTWFTSKIPC encoded by the exons ATGTGTTGCTGCGGTGGCGACGGCGGTGAGTGCCGGCCGCTGGGCTGGCTGCTGGGGCTGCCGTTCGCGCTGCTCGCCGTCCTCGTCTCCATCGTCGGCGCCATCATCTGGATCATCGG GCTGCCCATCTCGTGCATCTGCCCGTGCTGCCTCTGCGTGACGGTGGTGTTGGAGGCGGCGGTGGAGCTCATCAAGGCGCCGCTGCACGTCATGACCTGGTTCACCTCCAAGATACCCTGCTAG
- the LOC136518035 gene encoding nudix hydrolase 11-like isoform X1 translates to MRPFLTRLFTSTHIAMASSSFSSSPSRRLAHLTRHLASSSSGELSSVGAPAAAAADAVPAKSQRSAVSKVHAAVLVCLFEDPSSGPRVLLTKRASSLSSDSGEVSLPGGKVEDGDADPKATALREAKVEIGLDPALVSVVTVLEPFISKNGLNVVPVIGMVSDKALFKPVLNKAEVEDIFDAPLEMFLKDDHRRTKQMNWMGIDIPVQFFDYEADGKKFVIWGLTAHIVTRAAAVIFGRKPSFDELPRPKYASAPVAGTNESKP, encoded by the exons ATGAGACCTTTCCTTACCCGCCTGTTCACCTCCACTCACATTGCCATGGCCTcctcttccttctcttcctctccGTCTCGGCGGTTGGCCCATCTCACACGCCATCTCGCCTCCTCTTCTTCCGGCGAGCTCTCCTCAGTGGGcgcccctgccgccgccgccgcagatgCCGTCCCCGCGAAAAGCCAACGCTCGGCCGTCTCCAAGGTCCACGCCGCGGTGCTGGTCTGCCTCTTCGAGGACCCCAGCAGCGGGCCACGGGTCCTTCTTACCAAGCGCGCTTCCTCCCTCTCCTCCGACTCCG GGGAGGTGTCGTTACCCGGAGGGAAGGTGGAGGATGGGGACGCAGATCCGAAGGCCACAGCTCTACGGGAGGCGAAGGTGGAGATTGGACTGGATCCGGCCCTTGTTTCTGTTGTTACAGTTCTTGAGCCTTTCATATCAAAG AATGGCCTCAATGTTGTTCCTGTAATTGGCATGGTCTCAGATAAAGCCTTATTCAAGCCTGTCTTAAATAAAGCTGAAGTGGAGGACATCTTTGATGCACCTCTGGAGATGTTTCTAAAG GACGACCACCGGAGGACAAAACAAATGAATTGGATGGGCATAGATATTCCTGTCCAGTTTTTCGACTACGAGGCAGACGGCAAAAAGTTTGTAATTTGGGGCTTAACTGCACACATCGTGACGCGTGCGGCGGCAGTGATTTTTGGGAGGAAACCATCATTTGACGAACTTCCCAGACCCAAATATGCAAGTGCACCTGTTGCTGGCACTAACGAGTCCAAACCCTGA
- the LOC136518035 gene encoding nudix hydrolase 15, mitochondrial-like isoform X2 encodes MRPFLTRLFTSTHIAMASSSFSSSPSRRLAHLTRHLASSSSGELSSVGAPAAAAADAVPAKSQRSAVSKVHAAVLVCLFEDPSSGPRVLLTKRASSLSSDSGEVSLPGGKVEDGDADPKATALREAKVEIGLDPALVSVVTVLEPFISKNGLNVVPVIGMVSDKALFKPVLNKAEVEDIFDAPLEMFLKNIALHCIA; translated from the exons ATGAGACCTTTCCTTACCCGCCTGTTCACCTCCACTCACATTGCCATGGCCTcctcttccttctcttcctctccGTCTCGGCGGTTGGCCCATCTCACACGCCATCTCGCCTCCTCTTCTTCCGGCGAGCTCTCCTCAGTGGGcgcccctgccgccgccgccgcagatgCCGTCCCCGCGAAAAGCCAACGCTCGGCCGTCTCCAAGGTCCACGCCGCGGTGCTGGTCTGCCTCTTCGAGGACCCCAGCAGCGGGCCACGGGTCCTTCTTACCAAGCGCGCTTCCTCCCTCTCCTCCGACTCCG GGGAGGTGTCGTTACCCGGAGGGAAGGTGGAGGATGGGGACGCAGATCCGAAGGCCACAGCTCTACGGGAGGCGAAGGTGGAGATTGGACTGGATCCGGCCCTTGTTTCTGTTGTTACAGTTCTTGAGCCTTTCATATCAAAG AATGGCCTCAATGTTGTTCCTGTAATTGGCATGGTCTCAGATAAAGCCTTATTCAAGCCTGTCTTAAATAAAGCTGAAGTGGAGGACATCTTTGATGCACCTCTGGAGATGTTTCTAAAG aacattgcattgcattgcattgcatag